From a region of the Spelaeicoccus albus genome:
- the tal gene encoding transaldolase: MNDNTTPLGALSAEGVSIWLDDLSRERIKSGGLRDLIDNRHVVGVTTNPTIFAKALSDGEAYTDQVRELAAAGTDVDDAVFEITTKDVADACDVFSDVAAATDGEDGKVSIEVSPKLARDTDGTIAMAKQLWDKVGRSNVFVKIPATVEGLPAITESIAQGVNVNVTLIFALDRYRKVAEAYLAGLEKAKENGLDLSKIHSVASIFISRVDTEVDKRIDASDDGAVKELRGKVGLANCRLAYQIYEELFNTPRWSVLAEAGAFKQRPLWASTGVKDDSYPDTMYITELTAPNVVNTMPEKTLVAFDDHGTLHGDAVTGTYANSNAVLDGLQTAGISYQEVMDQLEDEGLKKFDVSWDELLDSVKSELARYAGQ, from the coding sequence ATGAACGACAACACCACTCCACTCGGCGCCCTGAGCGCCGAAGGCGTGTCCATCTGGCTCGACGACTTGTCGCGTGAGCGCATCAAGTCCGGCGGGCTCCGGGATCTGATCGACAATCGGCACGTCGTCGGGGTCACGACGAACCCCACGATCTTCGCCAAGGCACTCTCGGATGGCGAGGCGTACACCGACCAGGTGCGCGAGCTCGCTGCAGCCGGCACCGATGTCGACGACGCGGTCTTCGAAATCACGACCAAGGACGTTGCGGACGCCTGCGACGTCTTCAGCGACGTGGCAGCGGCCACCGACGGCGAGGACGGCAAGGTGTCGATCGAGGTGTCGCCCAAACTGGCCCGCGACACCGATGGGACCATCGCCATGGCCAAGCAGCTGTGGGACAAGGTCGGACGCAGCAACGTGTTCGTCAAGATCCCGGCCACCGTCGAGGGTCTACCGGCCATCACCGAGTCCATTGCGCAGGGCGTGAACGTCAACGTCACGCTGATTTTCGCGCTGGATCGCTACCGCAAGGTGGCGGAGGCCTATTTGGCCGGGCTGGAAAAGGCCAAGGAGAACGGCCTGGACCTGTCGAAGATCCACTCGGTCGCTTCCATCTTCATCTCCCGCGTGGACACCGAGGTGGACAAGCGGATTGACGCCTCCGATGACGGCGCCGTGAAGGAACTGCGCGGCAAGGTCGGGCTCGCCAACTGCCGGCTGGCCTACCAGATCTACGAAGAGCTCTTCAACACCCCGCGGTGGAGCGTGCTGGCCGAGGCCGGCGCGTTCAAGCAGCGCCCGTTGTGGGCGTCGACCGGCGTGAAGGACGACTCGTATCCGGACACGATGTACATCACCGAACTGACTGCGCCGAACGTCGTCAACACGATGCCCGAGAAGACCCTTGTGGCATTCGACGATCACGGCACGTTGCACGGCGATGCCGTCACCGGCACGTACGCGAACTCCAATGCCGTGCTCGACGGTCTGCAGACCGCCGGTATCTCGTACCAAGAGGTCATGGATCAGCTTGAGGACGAGGGCTTGAAGAAGTTCGACGTCAGCTGGGACGAACTGCTCGATTCCGTGAAGTCCGAATTGGCCCGCTACGCAGGTCAGTAG
- a CDS encoding glucose-6-phosphate isomerase, with translation MPPKSLADADAADGLLRLNFGYPDQDAYAEIVDVLTEERVARRLSVADRTLWSDEPVAEADLSWISAPSATDLASDIESLRSRVVAEGLDVVVLIADDGTAPGARLAAGQTALTVIDGFDPEQIEAALDGDLGRTLLVAQSSADSDLVTAVLGAFESTMTEAGIDFPSRVVAVAPSQSELGRRARNDTFRAAFDADGSLAGAFGALGPYGLVAAGLAGADIRRLLSDAASVEPDLQTDSADNPALRLGALLGMAHWRHTDKVVVADNASGVPELSGWVAQLIAESTGKSDVGLLPVAVRGVRSPGFADAGADATVAFLGEPDDSPQPTSGLGVSVAGPAGAQVLVWQYALAVTARMIGVGPFEQQLVALESAGEPQELVSDGAAVVYGDPHHFRGVRTAAEALDVLIRQVPDYGYLGVLAYLGGGDGADRVRDAVADATGIQTAVGRGSGMLDALGSYFALGRDNGAVLILTAAADVDVPTGNGTFGHAEVALARGAHGVLNDRRRPALRLHLADRHGAIDDLITTIHQQLSREVR, from the coding sequence ATGCCGCCGAAATCACTGGCCGACGCGGACGCAGCCGACGGGCTTTTGCGCCTGAACTTCGGTTATCCGGATCAGGACGCCTACGCCGAAATCGTCGACGTCTTGACCGAGGAGCGGGTGGCGCGCCGTCTGTCGGTTGCCGATCGCACCTTGTGGAGCGACGAGCCGGTCGCCGAAGCGGATCTGTCGTGGATCTCCGCGCCGTCCGCGACCGACTTGGCTTCCGACATCGAGTCGCTCCGGAGTCGGGTGGTCGCCGAGGGGCTCGATGTCGTCGTGCTGATTGCGGACGACGGCACGGCGCCGGGCGCTCGATTGGCGGCCGGGCAAACCGCGCTCACCGTCATCGACGGGTTCGACCCCGAGCAAATCGAAGCCGCGCTGGACGGCGATCTCGGGCGCACGTTGCTTGTCGCCCAGTCGTCCGCGGACTCCGATCTGGTCACGGCGGTTCTTGGCGCCTTTGAATCCACCATGACCGAGGCCGGGATCGATTTCCCGTCGCGTGTCGTGGCAGTGGCGCCGTCCCAGTCGGAGCTTGGCCGGCGGGCCCGCAACGACACGTTCCGAGCGGCGTTCGATGCCGACGGCTCGCTCGCCGGTGCCTTTGGCGCGCTCGGCCCGTACGGTCTGGTCGCCGCCGGTTTGGCCGGTGCCGACATCCGACGACTGCTGTCCGACGCGGCGTCCGTCGAGCCCGATCTCCAGACTGATTCGGCGGATAACCCGGCCCTCCGACTCGGCGCCTTGCTCGGTATGGCGCATTGGCGGCACACGGACAAGGTGGTGGTGGCCGATAACGCGTCGGGCGTGCCGGAGCTGAGCGGCTGGGTCGCGCAGCTGATTGCCGAAAGCACCGGGAAGTCCGACGTGGGCCTGCTGCCGGTCGCCGTTCGCGGCGTCCGCTCCCCCGGCTTCGCCGATGCCGGTGCCGACGCCACCGTCGCGTTCTTGGGTGAGCCGGACGACTCGCCGCAACCGACGTCCGGCCTCGGCGTTTCGGTCGCCGGACCGGCCGGCGCCCAAGTGCTCGTGTGGCAGTACGCCTTGGCCGTGACCGCCCGGATGATCGGAGTCGGCCCGTTCGAACAACAGCTGGTGGCGCTGGAATCCGCCGGCGAGCCGCAAGAACTGGTGTCCGACGGCGCGGCGGTCGTGTACGGCGACCCGCATCACTTCCGCGGGGTTCGCACCGCGGCCGAAGCGCTCGACGTCCTGATTCGACAGGTGCCGGATTACGGATATCTCGGAGTTCTGGCCTATCTTGGCGGCGGTGACGGCGCCGACCGGGTGCGCGATGCCGTGGCCGACGCGACAGGCATACAAACCGCCGTCGGACGCGGCAGCGGCATGCTCGATGCGCTCGGCAGCTATTTTGCGCTCGGACGAGACAACGGTGCAGTCCTGATACTCACCGCCGCGGCCGATGTGGACGTGCCGACCGGAAACGGAACGTTCGGCCATGCCGAAGTCGCGCTGGCCAGGGGGGCGCACGGCGTCCTGAACGACCGGCGGCGTCCGGCGTTGCGTTTGCACCTTGCCGACCGCCACGGCGCGATCGACGACTTGATCACCACCATCCATCAACAACTCAGCCGGGAGGTGCGGTGA
- the zwf gene encoding glucose-6-phosphate dehydrogenase, translating to MSDTANHNPPTGNPLRDPRDRRLQRIAGPSSLVIFGVTGDLARKKLLPAIYDLANRGLLPTGFAVVGFARRDWRHEHFAEVAYEHVKAHARTPFRENVWNQLREGFRFVPGEFDDPAAYENLRETLDDLDARQGTGGNHAFYLSVPPKFFPTVCDNLASAGLADSEDGQWRRVVIEKPFGHDLESAQELNNTVEKVFPPDSIFRIDHYLGKETVQNMLALRFANQLWEPIWNSNYVDHVQITMAEDIGIGSRAGYYDGIGAARDVIQNHLLQLLALTAMEEPVSFNAKDLRAEKEKVLSAVRLPADLDTYTARGQYSDGWQGGMKVVGYLDEEGMNPSSTTETFAALRLDIDTRRWAGVPFYLRAGKRLGRRVTEIAVVFKRAPHLPFESTSTAELGQNALVIRVQPDEGVTIRFGSKVPGTQMEVRDVTMDFGYGHAFTESSPEAYERLILDVLLGEPPLFPRHEEVELSWRILDPIERNWAAAGKPEQYAPGTWGPAGADDLMARDGRTWRRP from the coding sequence GTGAGCGACACCGCCAATCACAATCCCCCAACGGGCAATCCGCTGCGCGATCCGCGCGATCGCCGCCTGCAACGCATTGCCGGTCCGTCCAGCCTCGTGATCTTCGGGGTCACCGGCGACCTGGCCCGCAAGAAGCTCTTGCCGGCCATTTACGATTTGGCCAACCGCGGTCTGTTGCCGACCGGGTTCGCGGTCGTCGGCTTCGCCCGCCGCGACTGGCGCCACGAGCACTTTGCCGAGGTCGCCTACGAGCACGTCAAGGCTCACGCGCGTACGCCGTTCCGGGAGAACGTCTGGAACCAGCTGCGCGAGGGCTTCCGTTTCGTGCCCGGAGAGTTCGACGACCCCGCGGCCTATGAGAACCTGCGTGAAACGCTCGACGATCTGGACGCCCGGCAGGGCACCGGCGGCAATCACGCGTTCTATTTGTCGGTACCGCCGAAATTCTTCCCGACCGTCTGCGACAACCTCGCCTCGGCCGGACTGGCCGACTCCGAAGACGGGCAGTGGCGCCGCGTCGTCATCGAGAAGCCGTTCGGACACGATCTGGAATCTGCCCAAGAGCTCAACAACACGGTGGAAAAGGTGTTCCCGCCGGATTCGATCTTTCGCATCGACCACTATTTGGGCAAGGAAACCGTTCAAAACATGCTGGCGCTGCGATTCGCCAACCAGCTGTGGGAACCGATCTGGAACTCGAACTACGTCGACCATGTGCAAATCACCATGGCCGAGGACATCGGCATCGGCAGCCGCGCCGGCTATTACGACGGTATCGGCGCGGCACGCGACGTGATACAAAATCACCTGCTGCAGCTGCTCGCGCTCACGGCAATGGAAGAGCCGGTATCCTTCAACGCCAAGGATCTGCGGGCCGAGAAGGAAAAGGTGCTGTCGGCAGTGCGGTTGCCGGCGGATCTCGACACGTACACTGCCCGCGGACAGTACTCGGACGGCTGGCAGGGCGGCATGAAGGTCGTCGGCTACCTCGACGAGGAAGGCATGAACCCGTCGTCCACGACCGAGACGTTCGCCGCGTTGCGTCTCGACATCGACACCCGCCGATGGGCGGGCGTGCCGTTCTATCTGCGCGCCGGCAAACGCCTGGGACGCCGGGTGACCGAGATCGCCGTCGTCTTCAAGCGGGCACCGCATTTGCCGTTCGAATCCACGTCGACCGCCGAACTCGGCCAGAACGCTTTGGTGATTCGCGTCCAGCCGGACGAAGGCGTCACCATCAGGTTCGGGTCGAAGGTGCCCGGAACCCAAATGGAAGTCCGCGACGTGACAATGGACTTTGGTTACGGTCACGCATTCACCGAATCGTCGCCGGAGGCGTACGAACGCCTCATTCTCGACGTGCTGCTCGGCGAACCGCCGCTCTTCCCGCGCCACGAGGAAGTGGAACTGTCGTGGCGCATCCTCGATCCCATTGAACGGAACTGGGCCGCCGCCGGCAAGCCCGAACAGTATGCGCCCGGCACCTGGGGCCCGGCCGGCGCCGACGACTTGATGGCCCGCGACGGCCGAACTTGGAGGCGACCATGA
- a CDS encoding glucose-6-phosphate dehydrogenase assembly protein OpcA: MIVDLPSTTMVDVSKALVRMRDAGGAVTLGRVLTLVIATGEKNVEEAIAASNEASREHPCRVIVMCAGNRRGSARIDAQIRVGGDAGASEVIVLRGYGPLASPAVHDSLVTPLLLPDAPVVVWWPGKAPAVPAESPLGRIAQRRITDSASADNPGSMLDRLGKAYTDGDTDLAWTRLTPWRAQLAAAMDLRPGMPVTGVSVRGHANSPSTILLGAWLGFALHAPVQRDEVETPGGTRISGVTITADDAEITLDRITATEAVLTDPSQPDREISLPRRRLEDCLAEELRRLDADDVYGEVLRTCSTVKKRVKKSGKAQA, encoded by the coding sequence ATGATTGTCGATCTGCCGTCCACCACGATGGTGGACGTCTCGAAAGCGCTCGTCCGCATGCGTGATGCCGGCGGCGCCGTGACGCTCGGCCGCGTCCTGACCCTCGTGATCGCGACGGGCGAGAAAAACGTGGAAGAGGCCATTGCGGCGTCCAATGAGGCATCCCGCGAGCATCCGTGCCGCGTGATAGTCATGTGCGCCGGCAACCGGCGAGGCTCGGCCCGCATTGATGCGCAAATCCGCGTTGGCGGCGATGCCGGAGCATCCGAGGTGATCGTGCTGCGCGGCTACGGCCCGCTGGCCAGTCCGGCAGTGCACGACAGCCTCGTCACGCCGCTACTGCTGCCCGACGCCCCGGTGGTCGTCTGGTGGCCGGGCAAGGCGCCCGCCGTCCCGGCCGAATCCCCGCTGGGCCGCATCGCCCAACGACGCATCACCGATTCCGCGTCCGCCGACAATCCCGGCAGCATGCTCGACCGCCTGGGCAAGGCCTACACGGACGGCGACACCGACCTCGCCTGGACCCGGTTGACCCCGTGGCGGGCTCAGCTGGCCGCTGCTATGGACCTGCGCCCCGGAATGCCCGTCACGGGCGTTTCGGTGCGCGGGCATGCCAACTCTCCCAGCACCATTCTGCTTGGCGCCTGGCTCGGTTTCGCCCTTCATGCGCCGGTGCAGCGCGATGAGGTCGAAACGCCCGGCGGCACTCGGATCTCCGGGGTGACAATCACCGCCGACGACGCCGAAATCACTCTCGATCGCATCACCGCCACCGAGGCCGTGTTGACCGATCCGTCCCAGCCCGATCGGGAAATCTCGTTGCCGCGGAGACGTCTCGAGGACTGCCTGGCCGAGGAACTGCGCCGGCTGGACGCCGACGACGTGTACGGCGAAGTTCTGCGCACCTGCAGCACCGTGAAGAAACGGGTCAAGAAGAGCGGGAAGGCCCAGGCATGA
- the pgl gene encoding 6-phosphogluconolactonase, translating into MTADVRTFPDKDAVIAGAAADAAQVLAEAGNGRIDVALTGGSVGTAVTGALASLLTGFDFSRLHLWFSDERYLPTGHPDRNDTQTFKAVSGSALMHASRWHVCVGSESGLSAEDAAAALGKEVQSEAPNFALSFLGVGPDGHVASLFPGLPGVTVTGSGVIAVHDSPKPPPTRLSFTRDLINSSARVWAVLAGAEKAAAAARALGGAATPSESPSGSVAGSDETRWYLDEAAAADL; encoded by the coding sequence ATGACGGCCGACGTCCGCACCTTTCCCGATAAGGACGCCGTCATCGCCGGTGCCGCGGCGGACGCCGCCCAGGTGCTGGCCGAGGCCGGCAACGGGCGCATCGACGTCGCGTTGACCGGCGGGAGCGTCGGGACGGCCGTGACCGGAGCTCTCGCGTCGCTCCTCACCGGTTTCGACTTTTCCCGGCTGCATCTCTGGTTCAGCGACGAGCGGTATCTGCCGACGGGCCATCCGGACCGCAACGACACCCAAACGTTCAAGGCCGTGTCGGGCTCGGCGCTCATGCATGCGTCACGCTGGCATGTGTGCGTCGGCAGCGAGTCCGGTCTCAGCGCTGAGGACGCCGCGGCCGCGTTGGGCAAAGAGGTGCAGTCCGAGGCGCCGAATTTCGCGCTTTCATTCCTCGGTGTGGGCCCGGACGGACATGTCGCGTCCTTGTTCCCGGGACTTCCCGGCGTCACCGTGACGGGGTCGGGCGTCATCGCCGTCCACGATTCGCCCAAGCCGCCGCCGACCCGGCTGTCGTTCACGCGTGATCTGATCAATTCATCGGCGCGGGTCTGGGCCGTGCTCGCCGGGGCCGAGAAAGCCGCAGCAGCGGCTCGGGCACTCGGCGGCGCGGCAACGCCGTCCGAGTCACCGTCGGGTTCGGTGGCCGGAAGCGACGAGACGCGCTGGTATCTGGACGAAGCCGCCGCCGCAGACCTCTAA
- the secG gene encoding preprotein translocase subunit SecG, producing MEILHIALLIVLLLTSAFLTLLILLHKGKGGGMSDMFGGGMSSNLGSSGVAERNLNRFTVFVALVWVATIIVLGLMTRFGAA from the coding sequence GTGGAAATTCTCCATATCGCACTGCTCATCGTGCTCTTGCTCACCAGCGCCTTCCTGACGCTGTTGATCCTGCTGCACAAGGGTAAGGGCGGCGGCATGTCCGACATGTTCGGCGGCGGCATGAGCTCGAACCTGGGATCGTCCGGCGTGGCCGAGCGGAATCTCAACAGGTTCACGGTGTTTGTCGCACTGGTCTGGGTGGCCACCATCATCGTGCTGGGTCTGATGACCCGGTTCGGTGCCGCCTGA
- the tpiA gene encoding triose-phosphate isomerase, translating into MATAQRVPLIAGNWKMNLDHMQAISTVQKLAWTLDDAGHDFKKVEVAVLPPFTDIRSVQTIVHGDKLDLAYGAQDISTQDSGAFTGDVSGAFLARLGCSYVAVGHSERREHHGEDDDVVRAKVEAAYRHGITPILCLGENLEVRQSGDQVAHAVGQLRAATSSLQPAQVESLVVAYEPIWAIGTGEVATPDDAQEVAEALRGAVAESFSPELAGAVRVLYGGSVKSSNVASIMAKPDVDGALVGGASLDPKEFAAICRYQDHNVAL; encoded by the coding sequence ATGGCTACGGCACAGCGTGTTCCGCTCATCGCGGGCAACTGGAAGATGAACCTCGACCACATGCAGGCCATCTCCACGGTGCAAAAGCTCGCGTGGACGCTGGACGACGCCGGGCACGACTTCAAAAAGGTCGAGGTGGCGGTCCTTCCGCCGTTCACCGATATCCGCAGCGTGCAGACCATCGTGCACGGCGACAAGCTCGACCTGGCCTACGGCGCGCAAGACATCTCGACACAGGATTCCGGCGCGTTCACCGGCGACGTGTCGGGTGCCTTTTTGGCGCGGCTCGGCTGCAGCTATGTTGCGGTCGGACACAGCGAACGCCGCGAACATCACGGCGAGGACGACGACGTCGTACGAGCCAAGGTCGAGGCGGCCTACCGGCACGGCATCACGCCGATCCTCTGTCTCGGCGAAAACCTCGAGGTGCGTCAAAGCGGCGACCAGGTGGCACACGCCGTCGGTCAGCTGCGCGCCGCAACGTCGTCCCTGCAACCCGCCCAGGTTGAATCGCTGGTCGTGGCGTACGAGCCGATCTGGGCGATCGGCACCGGCGAGGTGGCGACTCCGGACGACGCGCAAGAAGTTGCCGAGGCATTGCGCGGCGCCGTTGCCGAGTCGTTCTCGCCCGAGCTGGCAGGTGCGGTGCGCGTGCTGTACGGCGGAAGCGTGAAGTCGTCGAACGTGGCGTCAATCATGGCGAAGCCGGACGTCGACGGCGCATTGGTCGGCGGCGCCAGCCTCGATCCGAAGGAGTTCGCGGCGATTTGCCGCTACCAGGATCACAACGTAGCGTTGTAG
- a CDS encoding phosphoglycerate kinase, protein MDTTNLAGKRVLVRSDLNVPLDGDTITDAGRIDASAPTLRALADAGARVIVMAHLGRPGGKPDDRYSLRPVAARLGTAIGKPVSFAGDTVGPEAHRAARDLDDGDIVLLENLRFNPGETAKDDAERSAFAEKLAQLADVYVSDGFGVVHRKQASVYDIARLLPSRAGSLVEKEVNVLSTLTKNPDRPYVVVLGGSKVSDKLGVIDNLLSRADALLIGGGMVFTFLAARGHAVGKSLLESDQLDAVRGYLDKAEREGVELILPTDIEMAASFAADAEHETARVEALEDTAAGSDAIGLDIGPESAQAFAEKIESGRTVFWNGPMGVFEFDAFSAGTKAVAQALADVTAKGDGSLTVVGGGDSAAAVRTLGFADDRFGHISTGGGASLEFLEGKELPGLEVLED, encoded by the coding sequence ATGGATACGACGAACCTGGCAGGAAAGCGCGTCCTGGTCCGCAGCGACCTGAACGTGCCGCTGGACGGCGACACCATCACGGACGCGGGCCGCATCGACGCAAGCGCACCGACTTTGCGCGCGCTTGCCGATGCCGGCGCCCGCGTCATCGTGATGGCGCACCTGGGTCGGCCGGGCGGCAAGCCCGACGACAGGTATTCGCTGCGTCCGGTGGCCGCTCGGCTCGGCACCGCGATCGGCAAGCCCGTCTCTTTTGCAGGCGACACCGTCGGCCCGGAGGCCCATCGGGCGGCCCGGGACTTGGACGACGGCGACATCGTGCTCCTGGAGAACCTGCGATTCAATCCCGGTGAGACCGCCAAGGACGACGCCGAGCGCTCGGCGTTCGCCGAAAAGCTGGCGCAGCTTGCCGACGTCTACGTGTCGGACGGATTCGGCGTGGTGCACCGTAAACAGGCGAGCGTGTACGACATTGCGCGGCTGTTGCCGTCCCGAGCAGGCTCGCTCGTCGAAAAGGAAGTCAATGTGCTCAGCACGTTGACCAAGAACCCGGATCGACCGTACGTGGTGGTGCTGGGCGGCTCGAAGGTGTCGGACAAACTCGGCGTGATCGACAATTTGCTGTCCCGTGCCGATGCATTGCTCATCGGCGGCGGAATGGTCTTCACCTTCCTGGCCGCGAGGGGCCACGCCGTCGGCAAGAGTTTGTTGGAAAGCGACCAGCTGGACGCCGTCCGCGGCTATCTCGACAAGGCCGAACGCGAAGGCGTCGAGCTGATCTTGCCGACCGACATTGAGATGGCAGCGTCGTTCGCGGCTGACGCCGAGCACGAAACCGCCCGGGTGGAAGCGCTCGAAGACACCGCCGCCGGTTCGGACGCCATTGGCTTGGATATCGGTCCGGAATCGGCGCAGGCCTTCGCCGAGAAGATTGAATCGGGTCGCACGGTCTTTTGGAACGGTCCGATGGGCGTCTTTGAATTTGACGCGTTCTCGGCGGGCACGAAGGCAGTCGCTCAGGCCCTGGCCGATGTCACGGCGAAGGGCGACGGCAGCCTGACCGTCGTCGGCGGCGGCGACTCGGCGGCTGCCGTGCGCACCCTCGGATTCGCCGACGACCGGTTCGGCCACATCTCGACGGGCGGCGGCGCGAGTTTGGAATTTTTGGAGGGCAAGGAATTGCCCGGCCTTGAAGTTTTGGAGGACTAA
- the gap gene encoding type I glyceraldehyde-3-phosphate dehydrogenase — translation MTVRVGINGFGRIGRNFYRAARQLNADLEIVAVNDLTDPTSLAHLLEFDSINGRLDATVKSTDDGISVDGKTIKVLAERDPAKLPWGELGIDVVVESTGRFTKAEDAKKHIDGGAKKVVISAPATGDDITVVMGINDGDYDPAKHTIISNASCTTNCLAPLAKVLNDNFGIERGLMTTVHAYTADQMLQDGPHKDPRRARAAAINVIPTSTGAAKAIGLVLPELNGKLDGYALRVPVPTGSVTDLTATVSKDVSVDDVNEAYRQAAAEGKLKGILSYSNGDPLVSSDITGDPHSSIFDSGLTKVIGDQVKVVSWYDNEWGFSNRLVDLTALVGKGL, via the coding sequence GTGACAGTACGTGTCGGAATCAACGGATTCGGTCGTATCGGCCGCAATTTCTACCGAGCGGCCCGTCAGCTGAATGCCGATCTGGAAATCGTTGCCGTCAACGACTTGACCGATCCGACGTCACTGGCCCACCTGCTCGAGTTCGACTCGATCAATGGTCGGCTCGACGCCACCGTGAAGTCCACCGACGACGGAATCTCGGTCGACGGGAAGACGATCAAGGTGCTCGCCGAGCGCGATCCGGCCAAGTTGCCGTGGGGCGAACTCGGCATCGACGTCGTCGTCGAATCGACCGGCAGGTTCACCAAGGCCGAAGACGCCAAGAAGCACATCGACGGCGGCGCCAAGAAGGTCGTCATTTCGGCCCCGGCGACCGGTGACGACATCACAGTGGTGATGGGCATCAACGACGGCGATTACGATCCGGCCAAGCACACGATCATTTCGAACGCGTCGTGCACCACGAACTGCCTGGCTCCGCTCGCCAAAGTGCTCAACGACAACTTCGGCATCGAGCGCGGCCTGATGACCACCGTGCACGCCTACACCGCCGACCAGATGCTCCAGGACGGACCGCACAAGGATCCGCGCCGCGCCCGCGCCGCAGCCATCAACGTGATTCCGACGTCGACCGGCGCGGCCAAGGCCATCGGCCTGGTGCTGCCCGAGCTCAACGGCAAGCTCGACGGGTACGCGCTGCGCGTGCCGGTGCCCACCGGCTCGGTCACCGACCTGACGGCGACCGTTTCGAAGGACGTGAGCGTCGACGACGTGAACGAGGCGTACCGTCAGGCGGCCGCCGAGGGCAAGCTGAAGGGCATCCTGTCCTACAGCAACGGCGACCCGCTGGTGTCCTCGGACATCACCGGCGATCCGCATTCGTCGATCTTCGACTCAGGCCTGACCAAGGTGATCGGCGACCAGGTCAAGGTCGTCTCCTGGTACGACAACGAATGGGGCTTCTCGAACCGCCTGGTCGACCTCACCGCGCTTGTCGGCAAGGGTCTGTAA
- a CDS encoding superoxide dismutase — protein MSVYTLPELSYDYGALEPHISGKIVELHHDKHHQAYVTGANNALEQLESARANDSLGNVNKLQKDLAFNLAGHVNHSVFWLNQSPDGGDKPTGELAAAIDDFFGSFDAFRAHFTAAALGIQGSGWAILAWDSIGQRLIIEQLYDHQGNLATATIPLLMLDMWEHAFYLQYQNVKGDYVKAYWNVVAWDDVAKRFEAARTKTQGLIVS, from the coding sequence GTGAGCGTATACACACTGCCCGAGCTCTCGTACGATTACGGGGCGCTTGAACCGCATATCTCCGGCAAGATCGTCGAACTGCACCACGACAAGCACCACCAGGCGTACGTGACAGGTGCCAACAATGCGTTGGAGCAGTTGGAAAGCGCGCGGGCGAACGACAGCCTCGGCAACGTCAACAAGCTGCAGAAGGATCTGGCGTTCAACCTGGCCGGCCACGTCAACCACTCGGTGTTCTGGCTGAACCAGTCCCCGGACGGCGGCGACAAGCCGACCGGTGAACTCGCCGCGGCAATCGACGACTTCTTCGGATCGTTCGATGCGTTCCGCGCACACTTCACGGCGGCCGCGCTCGGCATCCAGGGGTCCGGTTGGGCCATTCTGGCCTGGGACAGCATCGGCCAGCGCCTCATCATCGAGCAGCTTTACGATCACCAGGGAAATCTGGCCACTGCCACCATCCCGCTGCTCATGCTCGACATGTGGGAGCACGCCTTCTACCTTCAGTATCAGAACGTGAAGGGCGACTATGTGAAGGCCTACTGGAACGTCGTGGCGTGGGACGACGTCGCGAAGCGTTTCGAGGCTGCACGCACCAAGACGCAGGGCCTGATCGTTTCCTGA